One window from the genome of [Clostridium] celerecrescens 18A encodes:
- a CDS encoding ribonuclease E/G, whose product MNKLIITRWNGSVITLLQSGKETVQVNIEPEENQSVLGNIYIGKVNHIVKNINAAFVDIGGGQMGYLSLSDANILFVDQRPYNGRLRQGDEIIVQVERDAVKTKAPVLTGNLNVTGRYFVLTSGKKQIGFSTKITDQSWKQEMKSYLESRKDEDFGMIVRTNAYKVPKEELESELIQLMDSFKEMLDNAKHRTCYSLLYSSAPSYLTGLRDSLKSSLEAVITDEPDIYEAIKDYLTQCQPEDLGLLTKYEDHLLPLGKLYRIEKTMDEALGKRVWLKSGGYLVIEPTEALVVIDVNTGKYSGKKELRETIKKVNLEAAEEIGHQLRLRNLSGIIIIDFIDMEAEEDRRMLMERLEGILSKDPVKTTVVEMTKLNLVEVTRKKIRKPLYEQALQMKEKVSL is encoded by the coding sequence TTGAATAAGTTAATCATAACAAGATGGAACGGCTCGGTCATCACACTTCTCCAGTCAGGAAAAGAGACGGTTCAGGTCAACATTGAACCGGAAGAAAACCAGTCCGTTTTGGGAAATATCTATATAGGAAAAGTAAATCATATCGTTAAAAATATCAATGCGGCATTTGTAGATATAGGTGGGGGACAGATGGGATATTTAAGTCTGTCTGACGCCAATATCCTCTTTGTGGATCAGAGGCCTTATAACGGCAGGCTTCGTCAGGGCGATGAAATCATCGTCCAGGTAGAACGGGATGCGGTGAAGACAAAGGCTCCGGTTCTCACTGGAAATTTAAATGTTACCGGCCGCTATTTTGTACTGACCTCCGGAAAGAAACAGATTGGCTTTTCAACCAAGATCACGGATCAGTCATGGAAACAGGAGATGAAGTCTTATCTGGAATCCAGGAAGGATGAAGACTTTGGCATGATTGTCCGCACCAATGCCTATAAGGTTCCAAAAGAGGAACTGGAATCGGAACTGATCCAGTTAATGGATTCATTTAAAGAGATGCTGGACAATGCAAAGCACAGAACCTGCTACAGCCTTCTGTACAGCTCAGCCCCTTCCTACTTGACCGGTTTAAGGGACAGCCTTAAATCTTCCCTGGAAGCAGTCATTACCGATGAACCGGATATATACGAGGCTATAAAAGATTATCTCACCCAGTGCCAGCCGGAGGACCTGGGGCTTCTTACAAAGTATGAGGATCATTTGCTTCCATTAGGAAAGCTATACCGGATAGAAAAGACTATGGATGAAGCTTTAGGGAAAAGGGTATGGCTGAAATCAGGTGGTTACCTGGTCATTGAACCCACGGAAGCTCTGGTAGTCATTGATGTAAATACAGGTAAATATTCCGGAAAAAAAGAACTCAGGGAAACGATCAAAAAGGTTAACTTAGAGGCGGCTGAAGAAATCGGGCATCAGCTTCGGCTCAGAAATTTATCCGGTATCATTATTATTGATTTTATTGATATGGAAGCAGAAGAAGACAGGCGTATGCTTATGGAACGTCTCGAAGGGATTCTGTCCAAAGATCCGGTCAAAACGACCGTTGTTGAAATGACAAAATTAAATCTGGTGGAAGTGACCAGAAAAAAAATAAGAAAGCCTCTTTATGAGCAGGCATTGCAGATGAAGGAGAAGGTTTCGTTATGA
- a CDS encoding dihydroxyacetone kinase subunit L → MNRESVKGILEAVSKEMSVNRDYLVELDQVNGDGDLGISMEDGYRAVVEFLKTAEEKDLGKLFLACGKVFNASAPSSLGTITSFGFMGLAKALKGKEVASFEEAAGALLAAVENIMEKAESKVGEKTILDSLYPGAEALVSYASDPEMAVIEAEKAAGQGSEATRQMRAVHGRAAYSADRSIGILDGGSVVGTLIFKGIASYYGAK, encoded by the coding sequence ATGAATCGGGAATCAGTAAAAGGAATCCTGGAAGCGGTCAGTAAGGAAATGTCTGTAAACCGGGATTATCTGGTGGAACTGGATCAGGTAAACGGGGATGGGGACCTAGGAATTTCTATGGAGGACGGCTACCGGGCAGTGGTGGAATTTTTAAAAACTGCGGAGGAAAAGGATCTTGGGAAACTTTTCCTGGCATGCGGCAAGGTGTTCAATGCCTCCGCCCCATCTTCCTTGGGAACGATCACTTCTTTTGGCTTTATGGGCTTAGCAAAAGCGTTAAAGGGAAAAGAAGTGGCGAGCTTTGAAGAGGCAGCCGGGGCGTTGCTTGCGGCAGTGGAAAACATCATGGAAAAGGCGGAATCAAAGGTGGGAGAGAAGACCATTCTTGATTCCCTGTATCCGGGAGCAGAGGCCCTGGTTTCATATGCATCTGATCCTGAAATGGCAGTAATAGAAGCGGAGAAGGCAGCAGGACAGGGTTCAGAAGCCACACGGCAGATGCGGGCAGTCCATGGACGTGCCGCTTATTCGGCAGATCGAAGCATTGGCATTTTAGACGGCGGTTCGGTTGTTGGAACGTTGATATTTAAGGGGATTGCCAGTTATTATGGGGCTAAGTAA
- a CDS encoding TIGR03960 family B12-binding radical SAM protein encodes MRKLALSDEILLRIEKPARYIGGEVNMVKKDQSAVDIRFAMCFPDVYEIGMSHLGMQILYDMFNRREDIYCERIFSPWTDLDQIMREQHIPLFALESQDPIKEFDFIGITLQYEMCYTNILQVLDLGQIPLHWEDRSEEDPIIIGGGPCAYNPEPLAEFFDMFYIGEGETVYFELMDRYKENKKNGGTRREFLEMASEIDGIYVPAFYDVSYHEDGTIESMKPNNPHAKEKVTKQLVVTMDEAYYIEKPVVPFIKVTQDRVVLEVMRGCIRGCRFCQAGNVYRPLREHSLEYLKDYASKLLKSTGHEEISLSSLSSSDYSHLEGIVNFLIDEFKDKGVNISLPSLRIDAFSLDVMSKVQDIRKSSLTFAPEAGSQRLRDVINKGLTEEIILKGAGEAFQGGWNRVKLYFMLGLPTETVEDMEGIAELSEKVAEVYYEIPKDQRNGKVQVVASSSFFVPKPFTPFQWARMCTKEEFLERAYIVKDKFKKMLNQKSLKYNYHEADLTVLEGVLARGDRKVSSLIEEVYKNGALYDSWSEHFKNDIWMKAFETCGLDEDFYTVRERDLEEVFPWDFIDAGVSKEFLKREWQNAINAKVTPNCRERCSGCGAMNFKGGVCYETEI; translated from the coding sequence ATGAGAAAATTAGCACTAAGCGATGAGATTTTATTGAGAATTGAAAAACCGGCCCGCTATATCGGCGGCGAGGTAAATATGGTAAAAAAAGACCAGTCTGCCGTAGACATCCGCTTTGCCATGTGTTTCCCGGATGTATATGAGATTGGGATGTCCCACTTAGGAATGCAGATTTTATATGATATGTTTAACCGTAGAGAGGATATTTACTGTGAGCGCATTTTTTCCCCCTGGACGGATTTAGATCAGATTATGAGGGAGCAGCATATTCCTCTTTTTGCTTTGGAATCCCAGGATCCTATTAAGGAATTTGATTTTATTGGAATTACCCTTCAATATGAAATGTGTTATACAAACATCCTCCAGGTTCTTGATTTGGGACAAATTCCCCTTCACTGGGAGGACCGGTCAGAGGAAGATCCTATTATCATTGGCGGAGGCCCGTGTGCCTACAATCCTGAGCCTTTGGCGGAATTCTTTGACATGTTCTACATCGGCGAAGGAGAAACCGTTTATTTTGAGCTTATGGACCGTTATAAGGAAAATAAGAAGAATGGAGGAACCCGCCGGGAATTTCTGGAGATGGCTTCAGAGATTGATGGTATCTACGTACCGGCTTTTTATGATGTATCCTATCATGAGGATGGAACCATAGAGAGCATGAAGCCCAACAATCCCCATGCAAAGGAAAAGGTAACGAAGCAGTTAGTTGTAACCATGGATGAGGCTTATTACATTGAAAAGCCGGTGGTTCCTTTTATCAAGGTAACTCAGGACCGGGTGGTCTTAGAGGTCATGAGAGGCTGCATCAGGGGCTGCCGTTTCTGTCAGGCCGGTAATGTTTACCGTCCACTAAGGGAACACAGTCTGGAATACTTAAAAGACTATGCCAGCAAGCTCTTAAAGAGTACCGGGCATGAAGAAATTTCCCTAAGCTCTTTAAGCTCCAGTGACTATAGCCATTTAGAGGGAATTGTAAATTTCCTGATTGATGAATTTAAGGACAAGGGAGTCAATATTTCTCTGCCTTCCCTTCGTATCGATGCTTTTTCCCTTGATGTCATGAGCAAGGTACAGGATATCAGAAAGAGCAGCTTAACCTTTGCACCAGAGGCGGGTTCCCAAAGACTTCGTGATGTTATTAACAAAGGACTGACAGAAGAGATCATCTTAAAAGGTGCGGGAGAAGCCTTTCAGGGCGGCTGGAACCGGGTAAAGCTTTACTTTATGCTGGGGCTTCCTACAGAAACTGTAGAGGATATGGAAGGGATAGCAGAACTGTCGGAAAAGGTGGCGGAAGTCTACTATGAAATTCCAAAGGATCAAAGAAATGGAAAGGTCCAGGTAGTAGCAAGTTCTTCCTTCTTTGTTCCAAAGCCATTTACCCCGTTCCAGTGGGCAAGGATGTGCACAAAAGAAGAATTTTTGGAAAGAGCTTATATCGTTAAAGATAAATTCAAGAAGATGCTGAATCAAAAGAGCTTAAAATATAATTATCACGAAGCTGACTTGACGGTTCTGGAAGGTGTTTTGGCACGCGGTGACAGAAAAGTCTCCTCCCTGATTGAAGAGGTTTATAAAAACGGCGCCTTGTATGATTCCTGGTCCGAACATTTTAAAAATGATATCTGGATGAAAGCTTTTGAAACCTGCGGCCTTGATGAGGATTTCTATACGGTCAGGGAAAGGGATTTAGAGGAAGTGTTCCCCTGGGACTTTATTGATGCAGGCGTATCAAAAGAATTTTTAAAGAGAGAATGGCAGAATGCCATCAATGCGAAAGTCACCCCCAACTGCAGGGAAAGATGTTCCGGCTGTGGGGCTATGAATTTCAAGGGAGGAGTCTGCTATGAAACTGAGATTTAA
- a CDS encoding PTS sugar transporter subunit IIB, which translates to MGIRVIVACGSGVATSQTVASKVNRMLKEKKVDALVEAVDLKSVDRYMDGSAAYITIVKNAKEYPIPVINGIAFLTGIGKDQEFDKLLKAIADYKKMNL; encoded by the coding sequence ATGGGAATCAGAGTTATTGTAGCCTGCGGAAGCGGAGTGGCTACTTCACAGACAGTAGCAAGCAAGGTAAACCGCATGTTAAAGGAAAAGAAAGTGGATGCTTTAGTGGAGGCAGTGGATTTAAAGTCTGTTGACCGTTATATGGACGGCAGCGCAGCCTATATTACCATAGTAAAAAATGCCAAGGAATATCCGATTCCTGTGATCAATGGAATCGCATTTCTCACAGGCATTGGGAAAGACCAGGAGTTTGATAAACTGCTGAAAGCAATCGCGGACTACAAAAAGATGAATCTATAA
- a CDS encoding BglG family transcription antiterminator — protein MKIGQRNCLILKEIINHSASVTGKALEAKLHLSRKQLEYGITRINEYLEEQQLPILERVNNGRILIPNEIIEQLDFTRLEQENQDVWLSRDERGDIIQLMLLSKQQELSLQHFITELKASKNTVLSDLKRLKDELPDSSIQLTYSRVKGYQLEGREYDLRQRLFLVLRNILSGRGQQAAVFRIGKITQKQMEHMRNMTETIEGELKTRFTDEMIEVNRCFFALVLRRIRDGMALDIVPETFRHVAGTKEYMVIKSCLSAEGVNSIQETMYFTAHIQSMKINTHLEAVAGQEEVYQAVEETIRNFERIACICFENKENTLHLLMNHSLPALYRIRYNFHIGPDISEYVLPAYQEVHDMVKKSVTPLEKIIGMSFPESELVYITLIFIAQTSREDEEEKTDRRPRAVVVCQNGITVSHFLLTSLKHTFPEIDFLNYMSARQFYQYEEDFDLVFTTASLKTSKKQFVIEPLLDKERRKKLRKNVFDSLKSSGEIFPQVETILQIIKKHTNESVFQKLRMEIDSYMVQSDRREGETIEKRKPELRELLTRSNIRIIKERMGWKEAIEFAAVPLLYKNIIKYQYVETIISNIIEHQQIMLIADHVMIAHAGIDAGVYDVGLSMLLLPQNIMVHDYMEVKVIFVLATPDYESHLAALNQLINILEDEKKLASIKEAKTADDILELLQLVCENEEEKRRLECLKH, from the coding sequence ATGAAAATCGGCCAACGGAATTGCTTGATTTTGAAAGAAATTATTAATCATAGTGCATCTGTTACGGGAAAGGCTCTGGAAGCAAAATTGCATCTGTCAAGAAAACAACTGGAGTATGGGATTACTAGAATTAATGAATATCTGGAGGAACAGCAGCTGCCGATTCTGGAACGGGTGAATAACGGGAGGATTCTCATCCCAAATGAGATCATAGAACAACTGGATTTCACCCGTCTGGAACAGGAAAATCAGGATGTCTGGCTTTCCAGGGATGAGCGGGGAGATATCATACAGCTGATGCTGCTTTCAAAACAGCAGGAACTTTCGCTGCAGCATTTCATAACTGAGTTAAAGGCCAGTAAAAATACCGTACTTTCGGATTTAAAGCGCTTAAAGGATGAACTGCCTGATTCAAGCATTCAACTTACATACAGCAGGGTAAAAGGCTACCAGCTTGAAGGCCGGGAATATGATTTGAGGCAGCGGCTGTTTCTGGTACTGCGAAATATTTTGTCAGGACGTGGGCAGCAGGCAGCGGTTTTTCGGATCGGAAAGATCACTCAAAAGCAGATGGAGCATATGCGGAATATGACGGAAACCATTGAAGGAGAATTGAAGACCCGTTTTACGGACGAAATGATCGAAGTGAACCGGTGCTTTTTCGCCCTGGTGCTGAGGCGGATCCGGGACGGTATGGCTTTAGATATAGTTCCGGAAACCTTCCGTCATGTGGCAGGAACAAAGGAATATATGGTGATCAAATCCTGCCTGTCTGCCGAGGGGGTAAACAGCATTCAGGAAACAATGTACTTTACCGCCCATATCCAGAGCATGAAGATCAACACCCATTTGGAGGCTGTTGCAGGGCAGGAAGAGGTTTATCAGGCAGTGGAGGAAACCATCCGCAATTTTGAGCGGATCGCCTGCATTTGCTTTGAGAATAAAGAGAATACCTTACATTTGCTCATGAACCACAGCCTGCCTGCCCTGTACCGCATCAGATATAATTTTCATATAGGCCCCGATATTTCCGAATACGTACTTCCTGCTTACCAGGAAGTACATGACATGGTGAAAAAGTCTGTGACGCCTCTGGAAAAAATAATCGGAATGTCATTTCCGGAAAGTGAACTTGTTTATATTACCCTGATTTTTATTGCCCAGACCAGCAGAGAGGATGAGGAAGAGAAAACAGACAGACGCCCAAGGGCGGTGGTGGTATGCCAGAACGGTATTACAGTATCCCATTTTCTTCTGACCTCATTAAAGCACACCTTTCCGGAAATCGACTTTCTGAACTATATGTCGGCGCGCCAATTCTATCAGTACGAGGAAGACTTTGACCTGGTATTTACGACAGCGTCCTTAAAGACATCAAAAAAACAATTTGTGATTGAACCTTTGCTGGACAAGGAAAGAAGAAAGAAGCTTCGTAAAAATGTATTTGATAGCCTGAAAAGTTCAGGGGAGATCTTTCCCCAGGTAGAGACTATCCTCCAAATCATAAAAAAGCATACAAATGAAAGTGTGTTTCAGAAGCTGAGAATGGAAATTGACTCATACATGGTACAGTCTGACCGGAGAGAAGGAGAAACCATAGAGAAAAGGAAACCGGAACTAAGGGAATTGCTGACAAGATCCAACATCAGGATCATTAAGGAACGCATGGGCTGGAAGGAAGCCATAGAATTTGCAGCAGTTCCCCTGCTTTATAAAAATATTATCAAATACCAATATGTTGAAACGATTATCTCTAATATTATCGAACATCAGCAGATCATGCTAATTGCAGACCATGTCATGATTGCTCATGCTGGAATCGATGCAGGAGTATATGATGTAGGATTATCCATGCTTTTGCTTCCTCAGAACATAATGGTGCATGATTACATGGAGGTAAAGGTGATTTTTGTACTGGCAACTCCGGATTATGAGAGCCATTTGGCAGCGTTAAACCAGTTAATCAATATTTTAGAAGATGAAAAGAAGCTGGCTTCCATAAAGGAGGCAAAGACAGCAGATGATATTTTGGAATTACTGCAGCTGGTCTGCGAAAATGAAGAAGAAAAGAGGAGATTAGAATGCTTGAAACATTAA
- a CDS encoding dihydroxyacetone kinase subunit DhaK, with protein sequence MKKIINSADAFVQDTMEGIICAYGDKVKLLHNDYHVLVSNYPVKEGKVGVVTAGGSGHLPVFLGYVGKGLLDGCAVGEVFASPAAAKMADMIRACDRGNGVLCLYGNYNGDRFNFNMACEEVEFDDIQTKAVLVKDDVASSSQENAEKRRGVAGMVYAFKIAGAAADNRRNLEEVADVTAKALNNIRSMGVALSPCIVPKAGKPTFSIADDKIEIGMGIHGEAGIEVRKMMTADEIAETLVNTITKDMPLKDGDEVSVMVNGLGGTPLEEQLIVYRKVHQILSRSGVSIVMPHIGEYATSMEMAGLSVTIFKLDQELKELLLAPAETPFYTNANK encoded by the coding sequence ATGAAAAAGATTATCAATAGTGCGGACGCGTTCGTGCAGGATACCATGGAAGGCATTATCTGTGCATATGGTGATAAGGTGAAGCTGTTACATAATGATTATCATGTGCTGGTTTCCAATTATCCGGTCAAGGAGGGGAAGGTCGGCGTAGTAACAGCAGGGGGAAGCGGACATCTTCCGGTATTTTTAGGATATGTTGGGAAAGGGCTGCTGGACGGCTGTGCAGTAGGGGAAGTCTTTGCTTCCCCGGCAGCGGCTAAGATGGCTGACATGATCCGCGCCTGTGACAGGGGAAATGGCGTGCTGTGTTTATACGGAAACTATAACGGCGACCGCTTTAATTTCAATATGGCTTGTGAGGAAGTGGAATTTGACGATATTCAAACAAAAGCAGTACTTGTAAAGGATGATGTTGCCAGCTCTTCCCAGGAAAATGCAGAGAAGCGCCGGGGTGTTGCAGGCATGGTATATGCCTTTAAAATAGCGGGAGCAGCAGCCGATAACAGGAGGAACTTAGAGGAAGTGGCGGATGTAACAGCCAAAGCCTTAAACAACATTCGTTCTATGGGCGTTGCCCTGTCTCCCTGCATTGTTCCCAAGGCTGGAAAACCGACCTTTTCCATAGCAGATGATAAGATTGAGATTGGAATGGGGATTCATGGAGAAGCGGGTATTGAGGTGAGGAAGATGATGACCGCCGACGAAATAGCAGAAACGCTGGTGAATACGATCACGAAGGATATGCCTTTGAAAGACGGGGACGAAGTGTCCGTAATGGTCAATGGCCTTGGTGGAACCCCCTTGGAGGAACAGTTAATTGTGTACAGAAAAGTGCATCAGATCCTTTCCCGTTCAGGAGTCAGCATTGTAATGCCCCACATAGGGGAATATGCTACATCTATGGAAATGGCCGGCCTTTCTGTAACGATATTTAAACTGGATCAGGAATTAAAGGAATTGCTTCTGGCTCCGGCAGAAACTCCGTTCTATACAAATGCAAATAAATAG
- a CDS encoding PTS galactitol transporter subunit IIC, which yields MQMLANTVNFFLGLGAAVFVPVIIIIAGLIVKMKVKDAVSSGITLGVAFSGMSMLINYMTGVITPAATAMLKFSGIDLPITDGGWTTMSTISWSWPYAFLMFPLLIVINIIMLAMNKTDTFNADLWNVWGKIFTAVAVYYITGNVIVAFVVAAVQVVFELKSADFHQHRISKLSGIPGVTCTHKMVFLTAPMYIVDCILRKIPGLNKSFNAEDLKEKLGIFAENHILGFLLGIIFGALARYDLAGILTLGVQCATALTLFPVISKYFMQALEPISNAVSEFMQSKFADREMYVGLDWPFLGGANEIWLAVIWTVPVTLIMSFILPGNKILPFAGIINIAIAVPAYLVCRGNILRMLIQCTIFTPVFLWVGTAFAPFMTELANTTKAVELAPGQMISNSSIDGPIFTYAFSHAVKALQGDFLPLIILVLWIASFVLYSRSLIQEKKEDLAKERA from the coding sequence ATGCAGATGTTAGCAAATACTGTAAATTTCTTTCTGGGGCTTGGGGCTGCTGTATTTGTACCGGTAATCATTATCATAGCCGGGTTAATTGTTAAAATGAAAGTAAAAGACGCTGTTTCATCAGGCATAACCCTTGGTGTAGCATTTTCCGGAATGAGCATGCTGATCAACTACATGACCGGAGTGATCACACCGGCAGCAACTGCCATGTTAAAGTTTTCCGGTATTGATCTTCCCATTACCGATGGGGGCTGGACCACAATGTCCACGATTTCCTGGTCCTGGCCTTATGCATTTTTGATGTTTCCCCTTTTAATCGTCATTAATATTATCATGCTGGCCATGAACAAGACGGATACCTTTAATGCAGATTTATGGAATGTATGGGGTAAAATCTTTACGGCTGTTGCAGTATACTACATAACCGGCAATGTAATCGTGGCGTTTGTCGTTGCGGCAGTTCAGGTGGTTTTTGAACTGAAATCCGCTGATTTCCATCAGCACCGTATCAGTAAGCTTTCCGGTATTCCGGGAGTCACCTGTACTCATAAGATGGTTTTTCTTACGGCACCTATGTATATTGTAGACTGTATCCTTCGGAAGATTCCTGGACTTAATAAATCATTTAATGCAGAGGATTTAAAAGAAAAGCTAGGTATTTTTGCGGAAAATCATATTTTGGGATTCCTTTTAGGAATTATTTTCGGAGCTTTGGCAAGGTACGATTTAGCAGGGATATTAACTCTTGGAGTACAGTGTGCCACTGCCCTCACCTTATTCCCGGTGATCTCAAAATACTTCATGCAGGCTTTGGAGCCGATCTCCAATGCGGTTTCAGAATTTATGCAGAGCAAATTTGCAGACAGAGAGATGTATGTAGGTTTAGACTGGCCGTTTCTTGGCGGGGCCAATGAGATTTGGCTGGCTGTTATCTGGACGGTGCCAGTGACCCTTATTATGTCCTTTATCCTTCCCGGCAATAAGATCTTACCTTTTGCGGGTATCATTAATATTGCCATTGCAGTACCAGCATACCTGGTGTGCAGGGGAAACATCCTGCGCATGCTGATTCAATGTACCATTTTTACACCGGTATTTTTATGGGTGGGTACTGCCTTTGCTCCCTTTATGACAGAGCTGGCAAATACCACAAAAGCGGTGGAGCTTGCGCCTGGGCAGATGATTTCAAACTCAAGCATTGACGGCCCTATATTTACTTATGCATTTTCACACGCAGTAAAGGCGCTGCAGGGAGATTTCCTTCCGTTAATTATTCTGGTTCTGTGGATTGCGTCCTTTGTACTCTATTCAAGAAGCCTGATTCAGGAAAAGAAGGAAGACCTGGCAAAGGAAAGAGCGTAA
- a CDS encoding TIGR03936 family radical SAM-associated protein — protein MKLRFKFSKQGPVKFVGHLDVMRYFQKAMRRAGIDIKYSEGFSPHQIMSFAAPLGVGLTSNGEYMDIEVNSMEDCKTMVSQLNEVMAEGIQIMECHILDERAKNAMSLVAAADYTLTFREGKQPNDLEAFLNGLSDFMGQEHILIIKKTKKGEREIDLKAFIYELSVHGETIFMKISAGSADNLKPELVMEAYYQWLGQTCPEFAFQIQREEVYGNNGDEEHRKLVPLGLIGESLE, from the coding sequence ATGAAACTGAGATTTAAATTTTCCAAGCAAGGCCCGGTCAAATTCGTAGGCCACCTGGATGTGATGCGTTATTTTCAGAAGGCTATGAGAAGGGCCGGGATTGATATCAAATACAGCGAAGGCTTCAGCCCTCATCAGATCATGTCCTTTGCAGCACCTTTAGGAGTGGGCCTTACCAGCAATGGAGAATACATGGATATTGAAGTGAATTCCATGGAGGATTGCAAAACCATGGTGAGCCAGTTAAATGAAGTAATGGCTGAGGGAATCCAGATCATGGAATGCCATATCCTTGATGAACGGGCGAAAAACGCCATGTCTCTTGTTGCTGCCGCAGACTATACACTGACGTTCCGGGAGGGAAAGCAGCCAAACGATTTGGAGGCATTTCTAAACGGCCTTTCGGATTTTATGGGACAGGAACATATTCTTATCATCAAAAAAACTAAAAAAGGCGAAAGAGAAATAGACTTAAAAGCTTTTATCTATGAACTCTCGGTTCATGGAGAGACGATCTTCATGAAGATATCTGCCGGAAGCGCAGATAATTTAAAGCCTGAGCTGGTGATGGAAGCTTATTACCAGTGGCTTGGACAGACCTGCCCGGAGTTTGCCTTCCAGATTCAGAGAGAAGAGGTTTACGGAAACAACGGAGATGAGGAACATAGAAAGCTTGTGCCTTTGGGGCTTATAGGAGAATCCCTTGAATAA
- a CDS encoding YoaK family protein has product MGNESNIKFTDHIGFHMLLAAIGGLMDAYSYVDRGNVFATGQTGNFVLAAIRFLSKDYKGMGQAFVPIGAFWLGVFLARHIFYKIYKEKHTHWISGILFLEIAVLFLVGFIPHTLPHLFANTAVSFAAAVQFCTFRNFGGNAAYAPVFCTGNMRSCAEMYYEGFVRKDKMCRRRAYHYTGILLAFFTGALTGGWLSYRLGEKAIWMACVLLLVSWITVGIEKKGQKAGQPLL; this is encoded by the coding sequence ATGGGAAATGAATCAAATATAAAGTTTACTGACCACATCGGATTTCACATGCTTTTGGCTGCAATAGGCGGATTAATGGATGCTTATTCTTATGTTGACAGAGGCAATGTATTTGCCACCGGCCAGACAGGAAATTTCGTTCTGGCTGCAATTCGTTTCCTCTCAAAGGATTATAAAGGCATGGGGCAGGCATTTGTACCCATCGGAGCGTTCTGGCTGGGGGTTTTTCTCGCAAGGCATATTTTTTATAAAATTTATAAAGAAAAACACACCCATTGGATATCGGGTATTTTGTTTCTGGAAATTGCCGTATTGTTTTTGGTCGGCTTCATTCCTCACACCCTGCCACACCTGTTTGCCAATACAGCGGTTTCATTTGCCGCTGCGGTGCAATTTTGTACCTTCCGGAACTTTGGAGGAAATGCCGCCTATGCGCCGGTTTTTTGTACGGGAAATATGCGTTCCTGTGCGGAAATGTATTATGAAGGTTTTGTCAGAAAGGATAAAATGTGCCGGAGAAGAGCATATCATTACACAGGAATCTTGTTGGCCTTTTTCACCGGAGCCCTTACTGGGGGCTGGCTATCCTACCGGTTGGGAGAAAAGGCGATTTGGATGGCCTGTGTGCTGCTTTTGGTATCCTGGATAACCGTTGGTATAGAAAAGAAAGGACAAAAAGCTGGCCAGCCTCTGCTTTAG
- a CDS encoding class II aldolase/adducin family protein, translating into MLETLKKDVCEIAKRAQRDGLCKHKSGNFSARDLVTGYVIITPTSVDRDLLTPRDMVVMDLEARVIENLSGLRPTSETLMHLMIYRQRPKAAAIAHTHSAYATAFALLNKPIPAVVYEVANLGLTKARVPVAPYGRPGTTGLADSVIESCLEADCFLLEKHGAVALDERDVYEAFLKAAYIEELAELYYLALTAGGGKEPVGFAQEELQRWEYPKEISFSNER; encoded by the coding sequence ATGCTTGAAACATTAAAAAAGGATGTGTGTGAAATTGCAAAACGTGCTCAGAGAGATGGTTTGTGTAAGCATAAGTCCGGAAATTTCAGTGCAAGGGATTTAGTAACCGGTTATGTAATCATTACTCCAACTAGCGTTGACCGGGACTTGCTGACTCCAAGGGATATGGTAGTTATGGATCTGGAGGCCAGGGTTATTGAAAACTTGTCTGGCTTAAGGCCGACCAGCGAAACCCTGATGCATCTTATGATCTACCGGCAGAGACCTAAAGCAGCGGCAATTGCCCATACACACTCTGCCTATGCCACTGCATTTGCCTTACTAAACAAGCCGATTCCGGCAGTTGTGTATGAAGTGGCTAACTTAGGCCTGACAAAAGCCCGCGTCCCTGTTGCTCCCTATGGACGTCCGGGAACCACTGGACTGGCGGACAGCGTCATTGAAAGCTGCCTGGAGGCAGATTGCTTTTTACTGGAAAAGCATGGAGCCGTTGCGTTGGATGAACGTGATGTTTATGAAGCATTTTTAAAGGCCGCTTATATTGAAGAACTGGCAGAATTATATTATCTGGCATTGACAGCAGGCGGAGGAAAAGAGCCGGTTGGCTTTGCTCAGGAGGAGCTGCAGCGGTGGGAATATCCGAAAGAGATTTCGTTTTCCAATGAAAGATAA